In Anthonomus grandis grandis chromosome 5, icAntGran1.3, whole genome shotgun sequence, the following are encoded in one genomic region:
- the LOC126736270 gene encoding uncharacterized protein LOC126736270, whose product MANKLSKIRFKDKRSEIYQILKVLQSEIDEVEFEKKLVSAINIMLDDDDTKIFGSYFQLNYLKNTKQWAYCFRKSTGNNTNMRLESMHKVIKYFYLNHKKIKRLDKGLHAVLRYIKNKNVERIIKLTKGKNTIYNRDIFKRHKLALQSTFNYTVNNNYVWELSSNKGQKYLILKHSNLSCCKLTCSFCKICVHMYSCDCIDFSGKLTICKHIHFIRNFVDCIQSDDNESKISNNNSLSSDFYFKNVDYVDERDITAKLVSAVNNIDLEASINNTFIKLQNVNLNNLDDNIASKIHSHLNTIQGLIELSNSNPELETFQSKGNTFEASNKNIEHQLRFCSTKKKRKPTSNNKKPDKEQVEHIKNVLNCKPELFISTNCINDHLYL is encoded by the coding sequence ATGGCAAACAAATTGAGCAAAATTAGGTTTAAGGATAAACGATCAGAAATATATCAGATATTGAAAGTACTGCAATCAGAAATAGATGAGgtagaatttgagaaaaaattggtttcggcaataaatattatgttgGATGATGATGATACAAAAATCTTTGGATCTTACtttcagttaaattatttaaaaaacactaaaCAGTGGGCATATTGCTTTAGAAAATCAACAGGAAATAACACAAATATGAGACTTGAATCTATGCATAAAGTAATCAAGTATTtctatttaaatcataaaaaaattaaaaggcttGATAAAGGGTTACATGCAGTTTTGcggtatattaaaaataaaaatgtggaGAGAATTATAAAGTTGACTAAGGgaaaaaatactatttacaatagggacatttttaaaagacataaaCTAGCACTTCAAAGTACTTTTAACTACACTGTTAACAATAATTATGTTTGGGAACTTTCCAGTAATAAGGGCCAAAAATATctgattttaaaacattcaaACTTAAGTTGTTGCAAATTAACTTgttctttttgcaaaatatgcGTACATATGTACTCCTGTGATTGTATagatttttctggaaaactgacTATATGTAAGCATATCCATTTTATTAGAAACTTTGTTGATTGCATCCAGTCAGATGACAATGAAAGTAAAATAAGTAATAACAATAGTTTGTCTTCagatttctattttaaaaatgtggatTATGTAGATGAAAGAGACATTACTGCTAAATTAGTAAGTGCagtgaataatattgatttGGAAGCAAGCATTAATAATAcctttattaaattacaaaatgtaaatttaaacaatttagatGATAATATTGCTTCAAAGATTCACAGCCACTTAAATACTATACAGGGTTTAATTGAGTTAAGTAACAGCAACCCTGAATTAGAAACTTTTCAAAGCAAGGGTAACACTTTTGAGGCGTCAAATAAGAATATTGAGCACCAATTGCGATTTTGttccaccaaaaaaaaaagaaaaccaacatcaaacaacaaaaaaccCGATAAAGAACAGGTTGAGCAtattaaaaacgttttaaattgTAAACCTGAATTGTTTATATCTACAAATTGTATTAATGATCATTTGTACTTGTAA